Sequence from the Bremerella volcania genome:
AATAAGCAGTGGTTCGACAAACGCGTTCGGCCTGTTGCCGCCACCGGTCTTTTGGCCAGCAGCCACTTCCCGGAAGAGATGCAAGGCAATTTCCTGATCTGCAATTGCATCGGTTTCCTGGGCGTTTTAAATCACAAGATCCAATACAACGGATCCGACATCCGTGCGACCGAAGTCGATCCGATCCTTGTGTCGTCCGACCCTAACTTTCGCCCTAGTGACGTCGAGATTGGTTCTGACGGTGCGTTGTACGTTGCGGACTGGGCCAATGCCTTGATCGGCCACATGCAGCACAACATGCGTGATCCTAACCGCGATCATCAACACGGACGCATCTTCCGGGTCACCGCGAAGAATCGCCCGCTCATCCAGCCGGTTCGTCTGAAGGACAAGCCGCTGGCTGAAGTGCTCGCCGCGTTCTACGCGAAGGAAAATGCCACGCGTTATCGTGCCCGCATTGAATTGAGCGGCCGTGACTCGGAAGAAGTTCAGACCGCCATCCAGCAGTTCGTAGCGGATAAGGACGTCAACAATCCAGACGACGCCCAGGCAATGCTCGAATGCTTGTGGGGTCTTGAAGAACACCGCATGCCCAATATCGATCTAGTGAAAACGGTCTTCCAGGCAAGCGAACCACGTGTTCGCGCGGCCGCCATACGTACGCTTGGCCACTGGTCCGATTCGATCGATGGCTGGGAACCAACCCTCGTCGCTGCCGCGAGCGATGCCTCGCCGCTGGTTCGCGCCGAGGCGATCAAGTCCGCAGTCGAGTTTACAGGGCCAACTGCCGCGGAAGTCGTCTTTCAGGCCGCTTCCAAGGAAATGGATCCGGAACTGACTCGGCTGCTGCAGTACGCTCAGAGTCGGATCGACGTCGACACCATGATCGCCGAAGCGATTCGCTCCGGTCGAAAGCTTTCGCCTGCGGCGACCAGCTACGCGTTGGAAAAGGCCAGTTCCGATCTCCTCTTGAAACTCGACCGTACGGATGAGGTTTACACGGCGATCCTGAGCCGTGGTGGAATTGCTCCTAAATATCGTGAAGAAGCGATTTCAGTTCTGGCCACCAAGAACAATCGTTCGCCGTTGGGTGAACTGATTGCCTGGATTTCGACGGCGGAAAACAAGAACCTGCCGAGCCTGAACGATCTGGCAGGCATGCTCCCTCAAGCAAAACAGGCCGAACTCTCCAAGTCGCAAGACCTGCTGGAAAAGCTGGCCTCGACTACCAATTCTTCGGTCGTGCGGCGGGCAGTCTATACCAGTTGGATTCAAAGCGGTGGAGCTGAAGCAGCCTGGGCGCATGCCTCGCAGGCCCCGGCCCAAATGGCAGACCTGCTGCAAAGTGTTCGCTCGATCAGCAAATCGACCGAAGCCGCTCCACTGTACGCCAAGATCCGTCCGCTCATGTTCGAGTTGCCGGCCACCTTGCGACCGGAAAGTGGTTCCACTGCAAGTGATGGACCCGCGGTTGCGTTCGACTACTACGAGCCCAATCCGGCCAAGAACGTGGCGATTGAAACGCTCAATGCGACCAAGCCGAAGTTCTCAGGCCGCATGGCAAACTTCGACAAGTACGTCCCCAAGGGACGCAAAGATGCGTTTGCCACCAAGCAAACGGCTTCCATCGTGGCTCCTGTCGCTGGCGACTACAAGTTCTACATCGCCTCCGATGATGGTTCCCGCGTCTACGTGAACGGTAACCTTCTGATCGACAACGACGGCCTGCATGGCATGGTCGAGAAGGGGGGCAACGTCAACCTGACGGCCGGCACCCACGAGATCGTCGTCACCTACTTCGACAACGGTGGCGGTGACGGTCTTCGCGTGAGTTGGGAAGGTCCCGGCATCAAGAAGCAAGCGATTCCCACGTCCGCGCTTCGCGCGGCTGGACAAGCGGATCTACGTCTTGCCGCGATCCGAGCCATCACGTCGTGGCCAGGTCACCAAGACGAAAAGATCGCCGACTTTGCCAAGCTGTCGCAGTCGGACGGGCTTTCGTCAGCCGGTGTGAATGCGTTGACCAGCGTTCCTCCTGGTGCGGTTATCGAGAAACTTTCACCTGAAGACCAAGCGAAAGTTTTGGCGACTCTCTTGATTCAAGCCAGCGAAGCAACGCCGGTCCAGCGTCAATCGAAACAGTACGCCAAGGTTCTCGATCTCGGGGAAGCCCTCGTCGCCAAGAGCACGGCCAAAAATAGTGGTTCGCTCAATCGAAAGCTTGTGGATCTCCGTAACAGCATTCCCGTCACGGCTGATCCGAAGGTGATGGCGATGGGCAAAGAGATCTTCCTTCGCGAGAGCCACTGTGCGACATGTCACCAGCCGCACGGCCAAGGCATGCCGAACCTGTATCCGCCGATCGATGGAACTCTCTGGACGAATGGATCGGAAGACCGTTTGATCTCCATGGTCCTGGACGGGATGCATGGCACCATCGAGGTGAAAGGGAAGACTTACAGCAGTCCTCCACTGCCGCCGATGACAGGCTTCCGCCAACTGTTGAACGACGAAGAAGTTGCCGCCGTGCTAACCTACGTCCGCAATTCCTGGTCGAATCGTGCCAAGCCGATCACGGCGTCACAGGTTGCCAAGATCCGAGCGATCGACCGCGGAGACGCCACCTTCTGGCACGTCAATGACCTGATGGCCAAATTTCCTCTGGAAGATGGGCGCAAGCCCATCGAATCGACCGGAGACGGTTGGGTTCCCAAGTTCGTCAAACAATGGAAGTACGAAGACCTCGATCCGAAGAAAGTTTCCGCCAGCAAACGCAACTTCGTCGTCGGTCAGGTTTACTTCAATCGCCTTGGTTGTGCTCAATGTCATCAGATCAACGAAAAGGGGGGCAACTTCGGTCCTGACCTGACCCGCTTGGGTACCGATAAGGCAACCGCCGAGCATATCCTGGAATCGATCGCCGATCCCGCCAAGAAGATCGACGAGAAGTACCAGATGCAAACGATCCTTACCATCGACGGCAAGGTTGTCTCCGGAATGACGATCGCGGATCGACCCGATCGCCTGGTGCTACTCACCGATCCCGAGCAGCCTGATAAGCCGGTCACGGTCATGAAGGAAGATATCGAAGAGCAATCCAACACGGCTTCCACGATTATGCCAGGCGGTATGCTGAACTGGCTGACCGAGGAAGAGATCTACGACCTTGCCGCGTTCGTCTTGGCGGGCGGAGACGAGAAGCACAAGCTCTTCC
This genomic interval carries:
- a CDS encoding DUF7133 domain-containing protein, whose amino-acid sequence is MRKTILSLVVCLGLCWSGQGYAQTLQLEKGDHISIIGNTTADRMQHHAWLETFIHATHPELNLTFRNLAFPGDELKVRPREDNFGSPDQWLAKNQTDVVFAFFGYNEALKGPQAVDGFKKDLAEVIDGMLAQKYNGKSAPKIVMFSPIAHENLYSRHLPDGSKNNPNLKLYTEAMGEVCQAKDVLFVDLFTPSQKLYADAEKPLTMNGIHLLDHGNRAIAEVIAGQLFGKPVPDAGLDAIAKLRDAVLEKNYYWFSRYRVVDGYNVFGGRSKLAWFGQSNADVMLREMEIFDVMTANRDQRVWAVAQGGDLEVKDDNIPEELVVKSNRDGDMADGSFSYRTAEEGLKKLEMHKDLQANVFASEEMFPELINPVQMAVDPNGHLYASVWPSYPHWNPTEPRLDRIVCLPDEDGDGVADRCVIFADQLNSVTGFEFWGGGMIVAALPELWFLKDTDGDLKADVKIRILQGLSSADSHHSANAMLLGPDGWIYWSRGIFNVATMETPTKTYRSTQTGVHRFNPRTFEMEFHFPIGPNPHGDVFDQWGYQFANDGTSGTGSYVDIGKGIGNKQWFDKRVRPVAATGLLASSHFPEEMQGNFLICNCIGFLGVLNHKIQYNGSDIRATEVDPILVSSDPNFRPSDVEIGSDGALYVADWANALIGHMQHNMRDPNRDHQHGRIFRVTAKNRPLIQPVRLKDKPLAEVLAAFYAKENATRYRARIELSGRDSEEVQTAIQQFVADKDVNNPDDAQAMLECLWGLEEHRMPNIDLVKTVFQASEPRVRAAAIRTLGHWSDSIDGWEPTLVAAASDASPLVRAEAIKSAVEFTGPTAAEVVFQAASKEMDPELTRLLQYAQSRIDVDTMIAEAIRSGRKLSPAATSYALEKASSDLLLKLDRTDEVYTAILSRGGIAPKYREEAISVLATKNNRSPLGELIAWISTAENKNLPSLNDLAGMLPQAKQAELSKSQDLLEKLASTTNSSVVRRAVYTSWIQSGGAEAAWAHASQAPAQMADLLQSVRSISKSTEAAPLYAKIRPLMFELPATLRPESGSTASDGPAVAFDYYEPNPAKNVAIETLNATKPKFSGRMANFDKYVPKGRKDAFATKQTASIVAPVAGDYKFYIASDDGSRVYVNGNLLIDNDGLHGMVEKGGNVNLTAGTHEIVVTYFDNGGGDGLRVSWEGPGIKKQAIPTSALRAAGQADLRLAAIRAITSWPGHQDEKIADFAKLSQSDGLSSAGVNALTSVPPGAVIEKLSPEDQAKVLATLLIQASEATPVQRQSKQYAKVLDLGEALVAKSTAKNSGSLNRKLVDLRNSIPVTADPKVMAMGKEIFLRESHCATCHQPHGQGMPNLYPPIDGTLWTNGSEDRLISMVLDGMHGTIEVKGKTYSSPPLPPMTGFRQLLNDEEVAAVLTYVRNSWSNRAKPITASQVAKIRAIDRGDATFWHVNDLMAKFPLEDGRKPIESTGDGWVPKFVKQWKYEDLDPKKVSASKRNFVVGQVYFNRLGCAQCHQINEKGGNFGPDLTRLGTDKATAEHILESIADPAKKIDEKYQMQTILTIDGKVVSGMTIADRPDRLVLLTDPEQPDKPVTVMKEDIEEQSNTASTIMPGGMLNWLTEEEIYDLAAFVLAGGDEKHKLFQDK